One region of Alcanivorax sediminis genomic DNA includes:
- the pepP gene encoding Xaa-Pro aminopeptidase, which produces MSINRQEYARRRQELMGIMGPNSIAILPAAPEHIRNRDVEYPYRPSSDFWYLTGFEEPEAVMVLMPGREHGEYVMFCRERDRTMEIWNGYRSGPEGVVNDFDADDAFPIGDIDEILPGLIEGRERVYYDLGMDAEFDRRLMGWVNSIRDRVRSGAQPPGEFVALAHHLHDMRLFKSAAEIKLMRKAASISAGAHVRAMQAVQPGMMEYQLEAEYIHEFMRHGSRSPAYPSIVGGGANGCILHYIDNRQKLKDGDLVLVDAGCELEMYASDITRTFPVNGKFSKPQQALYELVLASQYAAIEATHPDNHWNVPHEQVVNILTQGLLDLGLLKGDFNELVETEGYRRFFMHRTGHWLGLDVHDVGDYRVQDQWRQLEPGMALTVEPGLYVAPDDDTVDEQWRGIGIRIEDDVVVTKDGCEVLTHEVPKDVADIERVMKGS; this is translated from the coding sequence TTGAGCATCAATCGCCAGGAATACGCCCGTCGCCGCCAGGAGTTGATGGGCATCATGGGCCCGAACAGCATTGCCATTCTGCCTGCGGCCCCGGAACACATCCGTAACCGGGATGTGGAATACCCTTACCGGCCCAGTAGCGATTTCTGGTACCTCACCGGTTTTGAAGAGCCGGAAGCGGTGATGGTGTTGATGCCGGGCCGTGAGCATGGTGAGTACGTCATGTTTTGCCGCGAACGCGACCGCACCATGGAAATCTGGAATGGCTACCGCTCTGGCCCGGAAGGGGTGGTGAATGATTTTGATGCGGATGATGCCTTCCCGATCGGCGATATCGACGAGATTTTGCCTGGCCTGATTGAGGGGCGCGAGCGCGTCTATTATGACCTGGGCATGGATGCGGAATTCGACCGTCGCCTGATGGGCTGGGTGAACAGCATCCGCGACCGCGTCCGCTCAGGCGCCCAGCCGCCGGGGGAGTTTGTTGCCCTGGCGCATCACCTGCATGACATGCGTCTGTTCAAGTCTGCTGCCGAAATCAAGCTGATGCGCAAGGCTGCCAGTATTTCCGCCGGCGCCCATGTGCGCGCCATGCAGGCCGTACAGCCGGGCATGATGGAATACCAGCTGGAAGCGGAGTATATCCACGAATTCATGCGTCATGGCTCGCGTAGCCCCGCCTACCCGAGCATCGTGGGTGGTGGCGCCAACGGCTGCATCCTGCATTACATTGATAACCGTCAGAAACTCAAAGACGGTGATCTGGTATTGGTAGATGCCGGCTGCGAACTGGAAATGTATGCCTCGGACATCACCCGCACCTTTCCTGTGAACGGCAAGTTCAGCAAGCCGCAGCAAGCACTTTATGAACTGGTGCTGGCCAGTCAGTATGCGGCCATCGAAGCAACGCACCCCGATAATCACTGGAATGTGCCCCACGAGCAGGTGGTGAACATCCTCACCCAGGGGTTACTGGATCTGGGCTTGCTCAAGGGTGATTTCAATGAACTGGTGGAAACCGAAGGCTATCGTCGCTTCTTTATGCATCGCACTGGCCACTGGCTGGGGCTGGATGTGCACGATGTGGGCGATTACCGGGTTCAGGACCAGTGGCGTCAGTTGGAGCCGGGTATGGCGCTCACCGTGGAGCCGGGCCTGTATGTGGCCCCGGACGACGATACCGTGGACGAGCAGTGGCGCGGCATCGGTATTCGCATCGAGGATGATGTGGTGGTCACGAAAGATGGCTGCGAGGTGCTGACACATGAGGTGCCGAAGGATGTGGCGGACATTGAACGCGTGATGAAGGGCAGTTAA
- a CDS encoding UPF0149 family protein, which produces MSNQIDFEVLAQSLAAAGIAHSPSELQGLTAGLLATGHGGRDEELLGVLASHVDFEQGQLFDPALAGMLIAARDELVSGFGGTGLALHLLLPADEEDLGLRVAAIAQWCEGFLVGFGTGSANTHDKDLSQGIQEALSDLAAISQVETPDQDGDEEEDMYEQVAEHCRMAALMIYTELVMRPKAKAEEDAPATPPTKH; this is translated from the coding sequence ATGTCCAACCAGATTGATTTCGAGGTGCTGGCCCAGTCGCTGGCGGCCGCCGGTATTGCCCATTCCCCCAGCGAGCTGCAGGGACTCACCGCAGGTTTGCTGGCCACTGGCCATGGTGGCCGTGACGAGGAGCTGCTTGGTGTACTCGCTTCCCATGTGGATTTCGAGCAGGGGCAGCTGTTTGACCCCGCCCTGGCCGGCATGCTGATCGCCGCCCGCGACGAGCTGGTCAGCGGGTTTGGTGGTACCGGTCTGGCGCTTCACCTGCTGTTGCCGGCCGATGAGGAAGATCTGGGATTGCGGGTGGCCGCTATTGCGCAGTGGTGTGAGGGCTTTTTGGTGGGGTTCGGCACGGGCTCGGCCAATACCCACGACAAGGATCTCTCCCAGGGTATTCAGGAAGCCCTGTCCGATCTGGCCGCGATCAGCCAGGTGGAAACCCCGGATCAGGATGGCGATGAAGAGGAAGACATGTACGAACAGGTGGCGGAACATTGCCGCATGGCCGCATTGATGATTTACACTGAGCTCGTCATGCGCCCCAAGGCCAAGGCAGAGGAAGACGCGCCGGCCACGCCGCCGACCAAGCACTGA